In the Chlorobium limicola DSM 245 genome, one interval contains:
- a CDS encoding sigma-70 family RNA polymerase sigma factor, with translation MDTQKSSEKKKTKHGKEVLSREELKKQQEFQAEAIAHINSLYNYALHLTMNPNDAEDLVQETYLKAYKFFNSFERGTNCKAWLFKILKNNYINRFRKNSREPGKVDYDLIKDFYHSIKDTRVDTTEADSDFFHSLMHEEVYQALQSLPEEFREVIQLCDIEGFTYEEIANMVESPIGTVRSRLYRGRKLLRGQLENYAKKYGFNTDSEE, from the coding sequence ATGGATACCCAAAAATCCTCAGAAAAGAAAAAAACAAAACACGGCAAGGAAGTCCTTTCCAGGGAAGAGTTGAAAAAACAGCAGGAATTCCAGGCTGAAGCTATCGCTCATATCAATTCGCTCTATAACTACGCCCTTCACCTGACCATGAATCCGAATGACGCCGAAGATCTGGTTCAGGAAACCTATCTCAAGGCTTATAAATTTTTTAATTCATTTGAACGGGGAACAAACTGTAAAGCATGGCTGTTTAAAATCCTTAAAAATAACTATATCAACAGATTCCGCAAGAATTCGCGGGAACCGGGCAAGGTTGATTATGACCTGATCAAGGATTTTTATCATTCGATCAAGGATACCCGGGTAGATACGACTGAGGCTGATTCGGATTTCTTCCACTCACTCATGCACGAGGAGGTTTATCAGGCACTGCAATCGTTACCGGAAGAATTCAGGGAAGTTATACAGTTATGCGATATTGAGGGTTTCACCTATGAAGAGATAGCCAACATGGTTGAAAGCCCTATCGGAACAGTGAGGTCAAGGTTATACCGCGGTCGTAAGCTGCTTCGAGGTCAACTTGAAAATTATGCAAAAAAATATGGTTTCAACACAGACTCAGAGGAATAA
- a CDS encoding FAD-dependent oxidoreductase, with protein MSERTDVVVIGSGIGGLTAAALLQERGIQTVVFEKNAFPGGSCSSFCRNGYTFDAGASVFYGFSENDRSGTLNLHTKIFRKLGVEVATVPDPVQIHYHLPNGFNVAASYSRQGFLDSLAARFPHEKKGIEAFYRELEDVYEILSSLPAGSLEDVVHLISVGGRFPQKTVMLALKTFRSMGKTARKYISDEELLHFIDIESYSWAVQDALSTPLVNAGICLADRHHGGINYPLGGAGSIPDALCRGLEKFGGSIRYRSGVDEILVENGVARGVKLSNGETVHAKAVISNATVWDTYNRLISDSRYRVDDDRFIRAPSWFQMYLGVDERVIPRGFHVHHILVDDWQTYSDLGGTIYFSAPTILAPSLAPPGKHIVHAFVTSETSEWEQYERGGEAYREAKERYADSIIARTEKILPGLSKAVELRILATPQTHERYLNRYKGTYGAQLKPGQNILLKPQNRTPVRNLFAAGDSTFPGQGVIAVTYSGVSCASLVARKLGKPMDYL; from the coding sequence ATGAGTGAACGGACAGACGTTGTCGTTATCGGGTCAGGCATAGGCGGACTGACTGCGGCAGCACTTCTTCAGGAGCGGGGGATTCAGACCGTGGTCTTTGAAAAAAATGCTTTTCCGGGAGGGAGCTGTTCTTCGTTCTGCAGAAACGGGTATACGTTCGATGCCGGAGCTTCGGTTTTTTACGGTTTTTCGGAGAATGACCGGAGCGGGACACTGAACCTGCATACGAAAATATTTCGGAAACTCGGAGTCGAGGTGGCGACGGTTCCGGATCCCGTTCAGATTCATTATCACCTGCCGAATGGTTTCAATGTAGCCGCATCGTACAGTCGTCAGGGATTTCTCGATTCGCTTGCGGCGAGGTTTCCTCATGAAAAAAAAGGGATAGAGGCGTTCTACAGGGAACTGGAAGATGTTTATGAAATTCTCAGCTCACTGCCTGCCGGTTCTCTTGAAGATGTCGTGCACCTGATTTCCGTTGGCGGACGATTTCCACAGAAAACGGTTATGCTGGCACTGAAAACCTTTCGTTCGATGGGAAAAACCGCACGAAAATATATCAGTGATGAAGAACTGCTGCATTTCATCGATATCGAATCGTATTCATGGGCGGTACAGGATGCTCTTTCCACGCCGCTGGTCAATGCGGGAATATGTCTTGCCGACCGGCACCATGGAGGTATCAATTATCCTCTCGGTGGTGCCGGGAGCATACCGGATGCGCTGTGCCGCGGATTAGAGAAGTTTGGAGGATCGATACGGTACCGTTCCGGTGTCGATGAAATTCTTGTGGAGAACGGAGTTGCCCGGGGTGTGAAACTCTCAAATGGTGAAACGGTTCATGCAAAAGCCGTTATCAGCAATGCAACCGTCTGGGATACCTACAATCGTCTGATTTCGGATTCGAGATACCGTGTCGATGACGATCGTTTTATACGGGCTCCGAGCTGGTTTCAGATGTATCTCGGTGTTGATGAACGCGTGATTCCCCGCGGATTTCATGTTCACCACATTCTTGTTGACGACTGGCAAACGTACAGTGATCTTGGCGGTACGATATACTTTTCCGCTCCGACTATTCTTGCGCCCTCTCTTGCTCCGCCAGGCAAGCATATCGTTCATGCTTTTGTGACATCCGAAACCAGCGAGTGGGAGCAATATGAACGCGGAGGAGAGGCGTATCGTGAGGCAAAGGAGCGTTATGCCGACAGCATTATAGCCCGGACGGAAAAAATTCTTCCGGGTCTTTCAAAAGCAGTGGAGTTGCGGATTCTTGCCACCCCGCAAACCCATGAGCGATATTTGAACCGCTACAAGGGGACATATGGGGCGCAGCTCAAGCCAGGCCAGAACATTCTGCTGAAGCCGCAGAACCGTACGCCTGTGAGAAACCTTTTTGCAGCAGGAGACAGTACCTTTCCCGGACAGGGAGTTATTGCTGTGACCTATTCAGGGGTTTCATGCGCTTCGCTGGTAGCTCGCAAGTTGGGAAAGCCGATGGATTATCTTTGA
- a CDS encoding alanine dehydrogenase has product MGYGCDIEFELGVKTLERLLIKPEKTMHIALGIPRERAQDERRVAISPAGVQILTEHGIRVIIETEAGHFCNFSDADYAEAGAVVAASAEELFRQSNVIVKVSPPQPEELPLFIPGQMLISALHLGTVNRHLIRSLLEKNVTALGFEFIETRDGELPIVRTLSEIAGALAIQTAAKYLETGYGGSGILLGGIAGVPPAHVTIIGAGTVGLFAAQDALGLGAQVTVIDKEINRLRRFEAFFNRHLVTAIANDHYISQLARESDVMIGALSPKKKLIRPLVSEQVVKSMKSGSVIIDVSIDQGACFATSRHTSHTNPIYVKHGVTHYCVPNIPSAVAKTASFALTNTLLPFLLKLTEHSTVADILWKSHSLRKGTYLFKGYVTKKILAELTDFPFREIDMLLAAS; this is encoded by the coding sequence ATGGGATACGGTTGTGATATCGAGTTTGAACTTGGCGTCAAAACACTTGAGCGCCTTTTGATCAAGCCCGAAAAAACCATGCATATAGCTCTTGGCATCCCCAGAGAACGGGCACAGGATGAACGCCGGGTCGCAATTTCTCCGGCAGGAGTTCAGATCCTTACCGAACACGGAATCAGGGTAATCATTGAAACAGAAGCTGGTCACTTCTGCAATTTTTCAGACGCAGATTATGCCGAAGCCGGTGCTGTTGTCGCAGCTTCAGCAGAAGAGCTGTTCAGGCAATCGAATGTCATCGTCAAGGTTTCTCCACCACAACCCGAAGAACTGCCACTCTTCATTCCCGGTCAGATGCTCATCTCGGCTCTGCACCTTGGCACCGTCAACCGCCATCTTATCCGCTCGCTTCTTGAAAAAAACGTTACCGCACTCGGATTCGAGTTCATAGAAACACGTGACGGAGAACTGCCGATCGTAAGAACCCTCAGCGAGATTGCCGGTGCGCTTGCCATTCAGACAGCAGCGAAATACCTTGAAACAGGATATGGGGGAAGCGGTATTCTCCTCGGAGGCATTGCCGGGGTACCGCCTGCCCATGTAACCATTATCGGAGCGGGAACCGTTGGTCTGTTTGCAGCACAGGACGCTCTCGGGCTCGGGGCCCAGGTTACGGTTATCGACAAGGAGATCAACCGCCTGAGAAGGTTCGAAGCATTCTTCAACCGGCATCTTGTTACGGCGATTGCCAACGACCATTACATATCCCAACTCGCCAGAGAATCCGACGTCATGATCGGAGCACTCAGCCCAAAAAAGAAACTCATCCGCCCGCTGGTAAGTGAACAGGTCGTCAAGTCAATGAAGTCAGGCTCGGTGATAATAGACGTATCCATCGATCAGGGGGCGTGTTTTGCCACCAGCCGTCACACCTCACATACCAACCCGATCTATGTCAAACACGGTGTAACTCATTACTGCGTGCCGAACATCCCCTCGGCAGTAGCAAAAACCGCATCGTTCGCCCTGACCAATACGCTCCTCCCTTTTCTGCTGAAGCTTACGGAACACAGTACCGTAGCCGATATACTCTGGAAAAGCCATAGCCTGAGAAAAGGCACCTATCTGTTCAAAGGATATGTCACAAAAAAAATCCTTGCCGAACTGACCGATTTTCCGTTCAGAGAGATTGATATGCTGCTGGCCGCAAGCTGA
- a CDS encoding 2Fe-2S iron-sulfur cluster-binding protein: MIIYINDKPCEAEVGDLLLHAAQLHNSHIGCICGGNGICQSCFVYVKEGAGSLSRPSEEEKAFISEKLFQEGGRLACQTVITGEGTIKVLSRAENLRRIVIGLNVPGFITYAQTIGYNVLNKLPGGAANVVSRVREGKLNPADSIGKIGNSIAYGARLAVHTASENLPILQLPLSVISGAAKGVFDTASGIVCTVSGGQLHLPGSTCSSHETQHTKPVESITITVK; this comes from the coding sequence ATGATCATATACATTAACGACAAGCCATGCGAAGCCGAAGTTGGTGATTTACTCCTGCATGCGGCTCAGCTGCATAACAGCCATATAGGCTGCATCTGCGGCGGAAACGGTATCTGCCAGAGCTGTTTCGTTTACGTTAAAGAGGGTGCCGGGTCACTTTCCCGGCCAAGTGAAGAAGAAAAAGCCTTCATTTCCGAAAAACTGTTTCAGGAAGGAGGGCGGCTTGCCTGCCAAACGGTTATTACCGGCGAAGGCACCATCAAAGTGCTTTCAAGAGCTGAAAATCTCAGAAGAATTGTGATCGGCCTCAATGTTCCCGGATTCATCACCTATGCGCAGACCATCGGCTACAATGTGCTCAACAAACTGCCTGGAGGTGCGGCAAACGTTGTTTCCCGCGTAAGGGAGGGAAAACTCAATCCTGCGGACTCCATCGGAAAAATCGGCAACAGCATCGCTTACGGGGCCCGGCTTGCCGTGCACACGGCTTCGGAAAATCTGCCGATACTGCAACTGCCGCTATCCGTAATCAGCGGTGCCGCAAAAGGAGTTTTCGACACGGCTTCGGGGATCGTCTGTACCGTTTCGGGAGGGCAACTTCACCTGCCGGGTTCGACATGTTCATCACATGAAACGCAGCATACGAAACCCGTTGAAAGCATAACCATAACGGTTAAATAA
- a CDS encoding 2Fe-2S iron-sulfur cluster-binding protein — translation MNIIINDRTCTAETGDRLLDVARANHAHIGYFCGGNGICQTCYVKVIEGSELLSPISETEKAMLSDRLIEEGTRMACLTNIEKPGTVKILSAIEEVKEMYETNPLLLPAYSAKMGWDALIKFPETVALQIERTVQGKFDILQIVRDIIGGIADAVQLALTGFQPASSGEETEDSARIDIEVKPSAEHHQSSVLPGCCRNGNGQHEKSSAVRSHVHHNGVPA, via the coding sequence ATGAACATTATCATAAACGACAGAACCTGTACAGCAGAAACCGGGGACCGGCTGCTCGATGTCGCCCGCGCCAATCACGCCCATATCGGTTATTTCTGCGGCGGAAACGGCATATGCCAGACCTGTTATGTAAAAGTAATCGAAGGGAGTGAGCTGCTCTCCCCGATCAGTGAAACGGAAAAAGCCATGCTCTCCGATCGCCTTATCGAAGAGGGAACCAGAATGGCCTGCCTGACGAATATTGAAAAGCCGGGAACCGTGAAAATTCTCAGCGCTATCGAAGAGGTCAAAGAAATGTACGAAACCAATCCGCTGCTGTTGCCGGCTTATTCAGCTAAAATGGGTTGGGACGCGCTGATCAAGTTTCCTGAAACCGTTGCTCTGCAGATAGAAAGAACGGTGCAGGGAAAATTCGATATCCTGCAGATTGTACGCGACATAATCGGAGGTATCGCCGATGCGGTGCAACTTGCCTTGACGGGGTTTCAACCGGCATCTTCAGGAGAAGAAACAGAAGATAGCGCCCGGATCGATATCGAGGTAAAACCGTCGGCCGAACATCACCAATCGAGCGTTCTGCCTGGCTGCTGCAGAAACGGCAATGGACAGCATGAAAAAAGTTCTGCCGTGCGTTCTCATGTACACCATAACGGCGTTCCTGCCTGA
- the mfd gene encoding transcription-repair coupling factor: MKTLSETKISSIPVVKRTPSFLFDTLRQTDAFRLLKKRLEQNASGSAAQLDPIGITGISGSLASLTAALLFFETDSPILVISGPENDELFENDFNLLVPSGSFFSVYDQLPLAMMALADGTSVLLHASFSDLQQPLCSPDEIGKKLFRLDREKDAGYEKLKNFLRENQFEHREFVEDEGEFSVRGSIIDVFSFGSPEPVRIEFFGDTVTSLRIFDINSQLSGKTVEHITVTGNFSHETGSGKESYMLDYLPESAIILIESTSELGMLDDTDSAKKALFAFRQIHVSPVSSDAIDFGSHPQKKIMANFRLLAGELQKAAAAGRQPVFASASKREIDELAEFLGDELREATETHSPDIQWIAINLHSGFSFRHLDIYSESDIFGKFHTHRSHRKRKIKGISLKDLHRLKIGDYVVHEDYGIGIFKSLETITVGNSEQECVLVEYEGGDQLFVNVQNINLLSKYTAAEGALPSLSKLGSSKWAAKKEKVRKKIRDIAINLIRLYAERTMKPGFAFCADTIFMREFEASFIFEETPDQLKAIEEVKADMQKPHPMDRLICGDAGFGKTEIAMRAAFKAVESRKQVAILTPTTILAHQHLESFERRFANFPVSITVLSRFIPKKEQLERIEKIENGAIDIVIGTHRLVSKDVRFRDLGLLIIDEEQHFGVEVKEKLRVSHPEVDTLTMSATPIPRTLQFSMLGARDLSIVSTPPKNRQPVETSISDYDPVLIQLAIQREIQRDGQVFFLHNRISGLEEIQHILRELVPYARIVYAHGQMPSKELEKVMMDFMQKEVDVLISTSIIGSGLDISNANTIIINRADMFGLADLYQLRGRVGRSERKAFCYMIAPPIHTLKREAVQRLAVIESFTELGAGFTVALRDLDIRGAGNLLGAEQSGFIHELGFDLYQKMLEETVAELKSTHFRELFSESGNTPLKTVKNCDLVFFFDALIPDYFISAVHERFSFYEKISKARRESELDAIGSELTDRFGELPEEVVNMLLLSRLKIRASSIGIDKIDIQQETFTIFLPENDQENFEHRAFFQSLFSSVQQEWMIPFKPGFRMEKKLKLVLHHPAGNSSRPAALLGIYTDLLKQLEEASKALPETPALP; encoded by the coding sequence ATGAAAACGTTATCAGAAACGAAGATCAGCAGTATTCCGGTTGTAAAAAGAACTCCATCCTTTCTCTTCGACACCCTAAGACAGACTGATGCCTTTCGGCTCCTTAAAAAAAGACTGGAGCAAAACGCTTCCGGCAGTGCCGCACAGCTTGATCCGATAGGGATAACCGGTATCAGCGGCTCCCTCGCGTCTCTGACAGCGGCCCTGCTGTTTTTTGAAACAGACTCGCCGATTCTGGTTATCAGCGGACCGGAAAATGACGAACTTTTTGAGAACGATTTCAATCTGCTGGTTCCTTCCGGTTCATTTTTCAGCGTTTACGATCAGCTGCCTCTTGCCATGATGGCTCTTGCGGACGGCACCTCCGTTCTCCTGCATGCATCATTCAGCGATCTGCAGCAGCCGCTCTGTTCACCGGATGAAATCGGAAAAAAACTCTTCCGGCTTGATAGGGAAAAAGATGCCGGATATGAAAAGCTGAAAAATTTTCTCAGAGAAAACCAGTTTGAACATCGGGAGTTCGTGGAGGATGAGGGCGAATTTTCCGTTCGCGGATCGATTATCGATGTTTTTTCCTTCGGATCACCCGAACCGGTGCGGATAGAGTTTTTTGGCGATACCGTCACATCCCTGCGAATATTCGATATCAACTCACAGCTTTCCGGAAAAACAGTCGAGCACATAACCGTAACGGGAAACTTCAGTCATGAAACCGGTTCCGGCAAAGAAAGTTACATGCTCGACTATCTTCCGGAATCCGCAATCATCCTGATCGAAAGCACATCGGAACTGGGCATGCTGGATGATACCGATTCTGCAAAGAAAGCCCTTTTTGCATTCCGTCAAATACATGTCTCTCCGGTTTCCTCCGACGCAATTGATTTCGGATCGCACCCCCAGAAAAAAATCATGGCGAATTTCCGTCTGCTGGCCGGTGAACTGCAGAAAGCTGCCGCAGCCGGCAGGCAACCTGTTTTCGCCTCTGCTTCAAAACGGGAAATCGACGAACTCGCAGAATTTCTTGGAGATGAACTGCGCGAAGCAACAGAAACTCACTCTCCCGACATTCAATGGATCGCCATCAATCTGCATTCCGGATTTTCGTTCAGACATCTCGACATCTACTCCGAGTCCGATATTTTCGGAAAGTTCCATACCCACAGATCGCACAGAAAACGGAAAATCAAGGGAATCTCCCTGAAAGATCTGCACCGTCTCAAAATCGGAGATTACGTTGTTCATGAAGATTATGGCATCGGGATCTTCAAATCCCTTGAAACCATTACCGTCGGCAATTCGGAGCAGGAGTGCGTGCTGGTGGAATATGAAGGGGGCGATCAGCTCTTTGTCAATGTCCAGAACATCAATCTGCTCTCGAAGTACACCGCTGCTGAAGGCGCTCTCCCCTCCCTGTCGAAACTCGGCAGCAGCAAATGGGCTGCAAAAAAAGAGAAGGTCAGAAAAAAAATAAGGGACATCGCCATCAATCTCATCAGGCTTTATGCCGAGAGAACCATGAAGCCCGGCTTTGCCTTCTGCGCCGACACGATTTTCATGCGTGAGTTTGAAGCATCATTTATTTTTGAGGAGACTCCTGATCAGCTCAAGGCGATTGAAGAGGTTAAAGCCGATATGCAGAAGCCCCACCCCATGGATCGCCTGATATGCGGCGACGCCGGATTCGGTAAAACCGAAATCGCCATGCGGGCGGCATTCAAGGCTGTTGAATCCCGAAAACAGGTGGCCATACTCACCCCTACCACCATTCTGGCTCATCAGCATCTGGAGTCGTTCGAAAGACGATTTGCAAATTTTCCGGTTTCCATTACCGTGCTCAGCCGTTTCATACCAAAAAAAGAACAGCTCGAAAGAATCGAAAAAATTGAAAACGGAGCAATCGATATTGTCATCGGCACCCATCGGCTGGTCTCCAAAGATGTCCGTTTCAGGGATCTCGGCCTGCTCATAATCGATGAAGAACAACACTTCGGGGTTGAAGTGAAGGAAAAACTGCGGGTGTCTCACCCTGAGGTGGATACTCTCACCATGTCTGCGACTCCGATACCGAGAACGCTGCAGTTCTCGATGCTGGGCGCAAGGGATCTCTCAATTGTCTCAACGCCTCCAAAAAACCGCCAGCCTGTCGAAACCTCCATTTCAGATTACGACCCGGTCCTCATTCAGTTGGCAATCCAGCGTGAAATACAACGCGACGGACAGGTTTTTTTCCTGCACAACCGCATCAGCGGTCTCGAAGAGATTCAGCATATACTCAGGGAACTTGTCCCCTATGCAAGAATCGTCTATGCGCATGGCCAAATGCCTTCAAAAGAGCTTGAAAAAGTCATGATGGATTTCATGCAGAAAGAGGTGGATGTGCTCATTTCCACATCGATAATCGGTTCAGGTCTCGATATTTCCAATGCCAACACCATCATCATCAACAGAGCCGACATGTTCGGACTTGCCGACCTCTACCAGCTCAGGGGAAGAGTGGGCCGAAGCGAACGGAAAGCTTTCTGCTACATGATCGCCCCACCCATTCATACATTGAAAAGGGAAGCCGTTCAACGGCTTGCCGTTATTGAAAGTTTTACGGAACTCGGAGCCGGATTTACCGTAGCCCTTCGCGATCTCGATATACGGGGAGCCGGAAACCTCCTGGGAGCCGAACAGTCCGGCTTCATTCATGAACTGGGTTTCGACCTTTACCAGAAAATGCTTGAGGAGACCGTTGCCGAGCTGAAATCAACGCACTTCCGCGAACTTTTCTCCGAAAGCGGCAACACACCACTGAAAACAGTTAAAAACTGTGACCTGGTCTTTTTCTTCGACGCACTCATTCCCGATTACTTTATCAGCGCCGTCCATGAGCGGTTCAGTTTCTATGAAAAAATATCGAAAGCCCGCCGTGAAAGCGAACTGGACGCCATTGGCTCCGAACTTACAGACCGGTTTGGAGAACTTCCCGAAGAAGTAGTCAACATGCTCCTGCTCTCAAGACTTAAAATCCGTGCTTCATCGATCGGTATCGATAAAATCGATATCCAGCAAGAAACATTCACCATCTTCCTGCCCGAAAACGATCAGGAAAACTTTGAACACAGGGCATTTTTTCAGTCCCTTTTCAGTTCCGTTCAGCAGGAATGGATGATTCCGTTCAAACCGGGTTTCAGAATGGAGAAAAAACTGAAACTGGTGCTGCACCATCCTGCCGGGAACAGCTCCAGGCCCGCAGCTCTGCTTGGCATCTATACCGATCTTCTCAAACAGCTCGAAGAGGCGTCAAAAGCGTTGCCCGAAACTCCGGCGCTCCCCTGA